One stretch of Nocardioides perillae DNA includes these proteins:
- a CDS encoding methyltransferase — MSEADPLVARLRAAGCVFAEEEAAELRGSGRAGAALEALVARRVAGEPLEHVVGSVLLGGVRLRVDPGVFVPRQRTLLLVEEAARLLTAARADGRPGPAAPGPAAPGPDAPGPDAPVLVDLCCGAGPVAAVVAHRVPGVRVVAGDLDPRAVACARANLDAAPGGASAVVACGDLDAVVPPELAGAVDVLTAHVPYVPTAALALLPPEAREHEPAAALDGGADGLDLLRRVASAAPRWLRPGGTLLVEVGEGQVDGAGAAYARAGLAPRLLRDDERGALVLAGERA, encoded by the coding sequence GTGAGCGAGGCGGACCCGCTGGTGGCGCGGCTGCGCGCGGCGGGGTGCGTCTTCGCCGAGGAGGAGGCCGCCGAGCTGCGCGGCAGCGGGCGGGCCGGCGCCGCGCTGGAGGCCCTCGTCGCCCGGCGCGTGGCCGGCGAGCCGCTGGAGCACGTCGTGGGCTCGGTGCTCCTCGGGGGCGTGCGGCTGCGGGTCGACCCCGGCGTCTTCGTGCCGCGCCAGCGCACCCTGCTGCTGGTCGAGGAGGCGGCGCGGCTGCTCACCGCGGCCCGCGCCGACGGTCGCCCGGGGCCCGCCGCCCCGGGGCCCGCCGCCCCGGGGCCCGACGCCCCGGGGCCCGACGCCCCGGTGCTCGTGGACCTGTGCTGCGGCGCCGGGCCCGTGGCCGCGGTGGTCGCGCACCGGGTGCCGGGGGTACGGGTGGTCGCGGGCGACCTGGACCCGCGGGCCGTGGCCTGCGCGCGCGCCAACCTCGACGCGGCGCCCGGCGGGGCGTCGGCGGTGGTGGCGTGCGGCGACCTCGACGCCGTGGTGCCGCCGGAGCTGGCCGGTGCCGTCGACGTGCTGACCGCGCACGTGCCCTACGTGCCGACGGCGGCCCTCGCCCTGCTGCCGCCCGAGGCCCGCGAGCACGAGCCCGCGGCGGCGCTGGACGGCGGCGCCGACGGCCTCGACCTGCTGCGCCGGGTGGCCTCCGCTGCGCCCCGCTGGCTGCGGCCCGGCGGGACGCTGCTGGTCGAGGTGGGCGAGGGGCAGGTCGACGGGGCGGGCGCGGCGTACGCCCGGGCGGGGCTGGCCCCGCGGCTGCTCCGCGACGACGAGCGCGGTGCGCTGGTGCTGGCGGGCGAGCGGGCGTGA
- a CDS encoding ABC transporter ATP-binding protein, which translates to MSLGYVAPSGGRAGDGDPGAPGAPGAPGAPGGLGVRCEGVVHLYRTFEGHDVVALQGVDLEIDAGERVAFLGPSGSGKSTLLALLGGIQRPSAGRIFLGDEEVSRMGERYLARLRARRVSTMLQGASRNLLTYATARQNLGFARLALSARERREVLPEEELLRMVGLAQQLDQVVATMSGGQRQRLALACAASTGPQLLLADEPTSQLSHEDRDHVLTLLHRLGDDLGTTVVVVTHQPEVAATFPRTVTMKGGRVGAEGRDGSEYAVVGAEGVLHLPSHLAAEWPAGTLVRIEPEERRLVVSRPEDHS; encoded by the coding sequence GTGAGCCTGGGGTACGTCGCGCCGTCCGGTGGCCGCGCCGGTGACGGCGACCCCGGTGCACCCGGTGCACCCGGTGCGCCCGGCGCGCCCGGCGGGCTCGGTGTGCGCTGCGAGGGCGTCGTGCACCTCTACCGCACCTTCGAGGGCCACGACGTCGTCGCGCTGCAGGGCGTCGACCTCGAGATCGACGCGGGCGAGCGGGTGGCCTTCCTCGGCCCGTCGGGCTCGGGCAAGTCGACCCTGCTCGCGCTGCTCGGCGGCATCCAGCGACCCAGCGCCGGCCGCATCTTCCTCGGTGACGAGGAGGTGTCGCGGATGGGCGAGCGCTACCTCGCCCGGCTCCGCGCGCGCCGCGTCTCGACGATGCTGCAGGGCGCCTCGCGCAACCTGCTCACCTACGCCACCGCCCGGCAGAACCTCGGTTTCGCCCGGCTGGCGCTGTCGGCCCGCGAGCGCCGGGAGGTGCTGCCCGAGGAGGAGCTGCTGCGCATGGTCGGCCTCGCGCAGCAGCTCGACCAGGTGGTCGCGACGATGTCGGGCGGTCAGCGCCAGCGCCTCGCCCTGGCCTGCGCGGCGTCGACCGGGCCGCAGCTGCTGCTCGCCGACGAGCCCACCAGCCAGCTCAGCCACGAGGACCGCGACCACGTGCTCACGCTGCTGCACCGCCTCGGAGACGACCTCGGCACGACCGTCGTCGTGGTGACCCACCAGCCGGAGGTCGCCGCGACCTTCCCCCGCACCGTGACGATGAAGGGCGGCCGGGTCGGCGCGGAGGGGCGCGACGGCTCGGAGTACGCCGTGGTGGGCGCCGAGGGCGTCCTCCACCTGCCCAGCCACCTCGCCGCGGAGTGGCCCGCCGGCACGCTGGTGCGCATCGAGCCCGAGGAGCGCCGCCTCGTGGTGAGCCGCCCGGAGGACCACTCGTGA
- a CDS encoding glycoside hydrolase family 15 protein — translation MVNRPGNQPGDAPAWGQVPIADHGLVGDLRTCALVGAEGSVDWFCAPRFDSPSVFAAVLGGEDAGAWTLRPLDEETTTHQFYLPDTNILVTRFHTEAGVTEVHDFMPVLRAHDPDHHQRLVRRVVSVRGTSRLAMRMAARPQYATERPDLQRTDRGVRLSDGEVDLALSSTVDLELDGADVTAEVELGPGESALFVLEVLEPGEEMRGCGQGDTQELFAATARFWRTWLSQSTYAGRWREMVDRAALTLKLLCHEPSGAVVAAPTTSLPESVGGGRNWDYRYVWIRDAGFTLYALLRLGFTDEAAAFTRWLSERLGEGGTHRAEHGEDLGPLRVLYTIDGEVPETERTLDHLCGHRGSQPVRVGNAAVEQLQLDIYGEVIDAVYLFDKHGPGISHDAWADLTRVVEWLAENWQRPDHGMWEIREEPREHLTSRLMSWVALERMIRVARRRGLPGDLSAWSRVRDDVYADITERGWDDAQQTYVQHPGSEVLDAGLLLMPMVKFCSPADPRFLATLERVEQRLVSDSLVFRYDLDETTDGLSGDEGTFSMCSFWYVEALTRVGRLDDARLALEKMFTYANHLGLYAEQVGLSGDQLGNFPQAFTHLSLISAALNLDRALG, via the coding sequence GTGGTGAACCGGCCCGGCAACCAGCCGGGCGACGCCCCCGCGTGGGGGCAGGTGCCGATCGCCGACCACGGCCTCGTGGGCGACCTGCGCACCTGCGCGCTGGTCGGCGCCGAGGGATCCGTCGACTGGTTCTGCGCTCCCCGCTTCGACTCGCCCAGCGTCTTCGCGGCGGTCCTGGGCGGCGAGGACGCCGGAGCGTGGACGCTGCGTCCGCTCGACGAGGAGACGACGACCCACCAGTTCTACCTGCCCGACACCAACATCCTGGTGACGCGCTTCCACACCGAGGCGGGCGTGACCGAGGTCCACGACTTCATGCCGGTGCTGCGGGCCCACGACCCCGACCACCACCAGCGGCTCGTGCGCCGCGTGGTCTCCGTGCGCGGCACCTCCCGCCTGGCGATGCGCATGGCCGCCCGCCCGCAGTACGCCACCGAGCGCCCCGACCTGCAGCGCACCGACCGTGGCGTGCGGCTCTCCGACGGCGAGGTCGACCTCGCGCTCAGCTCCACGGTCGACCTCGAGCTCGACGGCGCCGACGTCACGGCCGAGGTCGAGCTCGGTCCGGGCGAGTCCGCGCTCTTCGTGCTCGAGGTGCTCGAGCCCGGGGAGGAGATGCGCGGCTGCGGCCAGGGCGACACCCAGGAGCTCTTCGCGGCGACGGCCCGCTTCTGGCGCACCTGGCTCAGCCAGTCGACGTACGCCGGTCGGTGGCGCGAGATGGTCGACCGCGCCGCCCTGACCCTCAAGCTCCTGTGCCACGAGCCGAGCGGCGCCGTGGTCGCCGCACCCACCACGAGCCTGCCGGAGTCGGTGGGCGGCGGACGCAACTGGGACTACCGCTACGTGTGGATCCGCGACGCGGGGTTCACGCTCTACGCGCTGCTGCGGCTCGGCTTCACCGACGAGGCCGCCGCCTTCACCCGCTGGCTCTCCGAGCGCCTCGGCGAGGGCGGCACCCACCGCGCAGAGCACGGTGAGGACCTCGGGCCGCTGCGCGTGCTCTACACCATCGACGGCGAGGTGCCCGAGACCGAGCGCACCCTCGACCACCTGTGCGGTCATCGCGGCTCGCAGCCGGTGCGCGTCGGCAACGCGGCGGTGGAGCAGCTGCAGCTCGACATCTACGGCGAGGTCATCGACGCGGTCTACCTCTTCGACAAGCACGGCCCCGGCATCTCCCACGACGCGTGGGCCGACCTCACGCGGGTCGTGGAGTGGCTCGCCGAGAACTGGCAGCGCCCCGACCACGGCATGTGGGAGATCCGCGAGGAGCCGCGCGAGCACCTCACCTCCCGGCTGATGTCGTGGGTGGCGCTCGAGCGGATGATCCGCGTGGCCCGACGCCGCGGGCTGCCCGGCGACCTGTCGGCCTGGTCACGGGTGCGCGACGACGTCTACGCCGACATCACCGAGCGCGGCTGGGACGACGCGCAGCAGACCTACGTGCAGCACCCTGGCAGCGAGGTGCTCGACGCCGGCCTGCTGCTGATGCCGATGGTGAAGTTCTGCTCCCCCGCCGACCCGCGCTTCCTCGCCACGCTCGAGCGGGTCGAGCAGCGGCTGGTCTCCGACAGCCTGGTCTTCCGCTACGACCTCGACGAGACCACCGACGGCCTGAGCGGCGACGAGGGCACCTTCTCGATGTGCTCCTTCTGGTACGTCGAGGCGCTCACCCGCGTCGGCCGGCTCGACGACGCGCGCCTGGCGCTGGAGAAGATGTTCACCTACGCCAACCACCTCGGGCTCTACGCCGAGCAGGTCGGGCTCTCGGGCGACCAGCTCGGCAACTTCCCGCAGGCCTTCACCCACCTCTCCCTCATCAGCGCCGCTCTCAACCTCGACCGCGCACTGGGGTAG
- a CDS encoding MFS transporter, with the protein MQIRGLLADTRPLQDAHFRRLWQANIVTVVGAQLTVVVVPAQIYAMTGSSAYVGLTGVFGLVPLVVFGLWGGALADAFDRRTILVVTTVGLIATAVAFWAQAALDVGSVWLLLGLFSVQQAFFAVNQPTRSAVLPRLLPADLLPAANSLNMTVMQAGAIAGPLVGGALLPVLGFSWLYLVDSITLLATLGAVVRLPPLPVEGVVTPPGLRSVVEGFAYLRGHPVLLMSFVVDVVAMVFGMPRALFPEIADVDFGGPAGGGLAFALLFAAIPAGAVLGGVFSGWVSRVERHGLAVVLAIVVWGVAITGFGVAVGLADGRAGVWLWLAVAALVVGGAADMVSAAFRTTMLQAAASDAVRGRLQGVFIVVVAGGPRVADVAHGATAAAVGTAVAAAGGGVLVVVGTVAAALLVPAFVRYRVTAAPR; encoded by the coding sequence GTGCAGATCCGGGGCCTGCTGGCCGACACCCGACCGCTGCAGGACGCACACTTCCGTCGGCTCTGGCAGGCCAACATCGTCACCGTCGTGGGTGCGCAGCTGACGGTCGTGGTGGTGCCGGCGCAGATCTACGCGATGACCGGCTCCTCGGCGTACGTCGGTCTCACCGGCGTCTTCGGGCTGGTCCCGCTCGTCGTCTTCGGCCTGTGGGGCGGCGCGCTCGCCGACGCGTTCGACCGTCGCACCATCCTGGTCGTCACCACCGTGGGCCTGATCGCGACCGCGGTCGCCTTCTGGGCGCAGGCCGCGCTCGACGTCGGGAGCGTGTGGCTGCTGCTCGGGCTCTTCTCGGTGCAGCAGGCCTTCTTCGCGGTCAACCAGCCGACGCGCAGCGCCGTGCTGCCGCGGCTGCTGCCCGCCGACCTGCTGCCGGCCGCCAACTCGCTCAACATGACCGTCATGCAGGCCGGCGCGATCGCCGGACCGCTCGTGGGCGGGGCGCTGCTGCCGGTGCTCGGCTTCTCCTGGCTCTACCTGGTCGACAGCATCACGCTGCTCGCCACCCTCGGCGCCGTGGTGCGGCTGCCGCCGCTGCCCGTCGAGGGCGTGGTGACGCCGCCGGGCCTGCGGTCGGTGGTGGAGGGGTTCGCCTACCTGCGCGGGCACCCGGTGCTGCTGATGTCGTTCGTCGTCGACGTGGTCGCGATGGTCTTCGGCATGCCGCGCGCGCTCTTCCCCGAGATCGCCGACGTCGACTTCGGCGGCCCGGCCGGCGGCGGGCTGGCCTTCGCGCTGCTCTTCGCGGCGATCCCGGCAGGCGCGGTGCTGGGCGGCGTCTTCTCCGGGTGGGTGTCGCGGGTCGAGCGGCACGGCCTCGCCGTCGTGCTCGCGATCGTGGTGTGGGGCGTCGCGATCACCGGCTTCGGGGTCGCGGTCGGGCTGGCCGACGGGCGGGCCGGCGTGTGGCTGTGGCTGGCCGTCGCCGCCCTGGTCGTCGGCGGCGCGGCCGACATGGTCTCGGCCGCCTTCCGCACCACGATGCTGCAGGCGGCCGCCTCCGACGCGGTCCGCGGCCGGCTGCAGGGCGTCTTCATCGTGGTCGTCGCCGGCGGCCCGCGGGTGGCCGACGTCGCGCACGGCGCCACCGCCGCCGCGGTCGGCACCGCCGTCGCGGCCGCCGGCGGTGGGGTGCTGGTGGTCGTCGGCACCGTCGCCGCCGCGCTCCTCGTGCCGGCGTTCGTGCGCTACCGCGTCACCGCTGCGCCGCGCTGA
- the zwf gene encoding glucose-6-phosphate dehydrogenase, producing MADQPTTPEPTEPTADLADDLPPHVLVLFGATGDLAKRKLFPAFYRLAASGLFPREFAVIGSGRHSPGTDEEFRAQVREVLADALGDEADADALDDLVGRVSFQTASADDGADLAAAVREAEERLGDGARRLLYLSVPPGAMDGMIRMLGREGLTDRARLVVEKPFGLDLASARDLDATLDEVIGEDQVFRIDHFLGKEAVQNILALRFANGLFEPAWDRHSVAQVQIDVPEELGLEGRGSFYESTGALRDMVSTHLSQLLGFVALEDPGAFDAGALRDAKAAVFRDLRPLDPSRAVLGQFEGYRDDEDVADDSDVETFVALEMHVDNERWRGVPFWLRTGKAMAQTRRTVTLRFREPDSHVFHGYPCPNELVLELTDDPRVQVDVRAKHPGPAMSLTHGALRLDLGEVDHTGHEGEDEAHHARPLEAYERLLLDVVRGDQTLFTRADEVERLWEVVQPLLDERPEVHPYPVGSWGPEAAADLPAGGWRLR from the coding sequence ATGGCCGACCAGCCCACGACCCCCGAGCCGACCGAGCCGACGGCCGACCTCGCCGACGACCTGCCGCCGCACGTGCTCGTGCTCTTCGGCGCGACGGGCGACCTGGCGAAGCGCAAGCTCTTCCCGGCGTTCTACCGGCTCGCGGCCTCCGGCCTCTTCCCCCGCGAGTTCGCGGTGATCGGCAGCGGGCGCCACTCCCCGGGCACCGACGAGGAGTTCCGCGCGCAGGTGCGCGAGGTGCTGGCGGACGCGCTCGGCGACGAGGCGGACGCTGACGCGCTCGACGACCTGGTCGGCCGGGTCTCCTTCCAGACCGCCAGCGCCGACGACGGCGCCGACCTCGCCGCCGCCGTCCGCGAGGCCGAGGAGCGGCTCGGCGACGGCGCGCGCCGCCTGCTCTACCTCTCCGTCCCGCCGGGCGCGATGGACGGGATGATCCGGATGCTCGGCCGCGAGGGCCTCACCGACCGCGCGCGGCTGGTGGTGGAGAAGCCCTTCGGTCTCGACCTGGCCAGCGCCCGTGACCTCGACGCGACGCTCGACGAGGTGATCGGGGAGGACCAGGTCTTCCGCATCGACCACTTCCTCGGCAAGGAGGCGGTGCAGAACATCCTGGCGCTGCGCTTCGCCAACGGCCTCTTCGAGCCGGCCTGGGACCGCCACTCCGTCGCCCAGGTGCAGATCGACGTGCCGGAGGAGCTCGGCCTCGAGGGCCGCGGGTCGTTCTACGAGTCGACCGGCGCACTGCGCGACATGGTCTCCACCCACCTCTCCCAGCTGCTGGGCTTCGTGGCGCTCGAGGACCCGGGCGCCTTCGACGCGGGTGCCCTGCGCGACGCCAAGGCCGCCGTCTTCCGCGACCTGCGCCCGCTCGACCCGAGCCGGGCCGTGCTCGGCCAGTTCGAGGGCTACCGCGACGACGAGGACGTCGCCGACGACTCCGACGTCGAGACCTTCGTCGCCCTCGAGATGCACGTCGACAACGAGCGGTGGCGGGGCGTCCCCTTCTGGCTGCGCACGGGCAAGGCGATGGCGCAGACCCGGCGCACGGTCACGCTGCGCTTCCGCGAGCCCGACTCGCACGTCTTCCACGGCTACCCCTGCCCCAACGAGCTGGTCCTCGAGCTGACCGACGACCCGCGGGTCCAGGTCGACGTCCGCGCCAAGCACCCCGGCCCCGCGATGTCGCTGACCCACGGTGCCCTGCGCCTCGACCTCGGCGAGGTCGACCACACGGGCCACGAGGGCGAGGACGAGGCGCACCACGCCCGCCCCCTCGAGGCCTACGAGCGGCTGCTGCTCGACGTGGTGCGCGGCGACCAGACGCTCTTCACCCGCGCCGACGAGGTCGAGCGGCTGTGGGAGGTGGTGCAGCCGTTGCTCGACGAGCGGCCCGAGGTGCACCCCTACCCGGTCGGCTCCTGGGGCCCCGAGGCCGCCGCCGACCTCCCCGCCGGCGGCTGGCGGCTGCGGTGA
- a CDS encoding ATP-binding cassette domain-containing protein, with translation MSRPASGAVSPPARPPVGPLEVRDVSLAVGPERRLLLDRVDVTFPPGRLTALSGPSGSGKTTLLSVAGGLLAPSEGTATLAGSPTWRGSGDPRPEVAFVLQVYGLVPVLSARENVSVALRARGVRAAEADERAEAALARFHVADLGDRQVEELSGGQMQRVALARGLVVGADVLLADEPTSELDEGNRGLVLAELRAEADRGAVVVVATHDPAVVAACDDHHALDEGRLVPARPLVG, from the coding sequence GTGAGCCGGCCCGCGAGCGGCGCCGTGAGCCCGCCCGCGCGCCCGCCCGTGGGCCCGCTCGAGGTGCGCGACGTCTCCCTCGCGGTCGGACCCGAGCGGCGGCTGCTGCTCGACCGCGTCGACGTCACCTTCCCCCCAGGCCGCCTCACCGCGCTCTCGGGACCGAGCGGGTCGGGCAAGACCACGCTCCTCTCCGTCGCCGGCGGCCTGCTCGCCCCCAGCGAGGGCACCGCGACCCTCGCGGGCTCGCCCACCTGGCGGGGCAGCGGCGACCCGCGCCCCGAGGTCGCCTTCGTCCTGCAGGTCTACGGCCTCGTGCCGGTGCTGTCGGCCCGCGAGAACGTCTCGGTCGCGCTGCGCGCCCGCGGGGTGCGCGCCGCAGAGGCCGACGAGCGGGCGGAGGCCGCGCTCGCCCGCTTCCACGTCGCCGACCTCGGCGACCGGCAGGTCGAGGAGCTCTCCGGCGGCCAGATGCAGCGCGTCGCCCTCGCACGCGGCCTCGTGGTCGGCGCCGACGTGCTGCTCGCCGACGAGCCCACGAGCGAGCTCGACGAGGGCAACCGCGGCCTGGTGCTCGCCGAGCTGCGCGCCGAGGCCGACCGCGGCGCCGTCGTGGTGGTCGCCACCCACGACCCGGCCGTGGTCGCGGCCTGCGACGACCACCACGCGCTCGACGAGGGCCGGCTCGTGCCGGCCCGCCCGCTCGTCGGATGA
- a CDS encoding SRPBCC family protein — MASTTTRATKVVDRPIEQVWAALVDHEGMASWGPGLQVTLTTPGREERNGVGAVRRIAAPGPAPAIVEEVTECTPYALGYRALSGVPFKDYSGRVTLRDVGGRTEVTWALTARTRVAPEKLVLAGTTRALLAAFTRSLRRS; from the coding sequence GTGGCCAGCACCACCACCCGCGCGACGAAGGTCGTCGACCGCCCGATCGAGCAGGTCTGGGCGGCACTGGTCGACCACGAGGGCATGGCGAGCTGGGGTCCCGGCCTGCAGGTCACGCTCACCACCCCCGGCCGCGAGGAGCGCAACGGCGTCGGCGCGGTGCGCCGCATCGCCGCGCCCGGGCCGGCGCCCGCGATCGTGGAGGAGGTCACCGAGTGCACGCCCTACGCCCTGGGCTACCGCGCGCTCTCCGGCGTGCCGTTCAAGGACTACTCCGGCCGCGTGACGCTGCGCGACGTCGGCGGTCGCACCGAGGTCACCTGGGCGCTGACCGCCCGCACCCGCGTCGCGCCGGAGAAGCTGGTGCTCGCCGGCACCACCCGTGCCCTGCTCGCCGCCTTCACCCGCTCGCTGCGCCGGTCCTGA
- a CDS encoding FtsX-like permease family protein has product MSRALRGALRRRALLLALLALTLVVVAGTVGVTGFAQAAGTSPTLVVPLLVLGLVAVPSVGRELAVARRDEVALARLRGADVPQVVGRLAGEPLAALLLGTAAGVPLGLLLARASAAAWLDRAAAFVPTPGTVVACLAVVVVGLVGVLVGTAGVVCEPLADQVGTARRTRAAGAGTLFARVLVVVAAVVAAYRSRVVGDGAVDADLVTLAAPALVGLAVGEAAVLGLRLAARAAVPLTARRGTAAFLAVRRLGRAADSAAAVRLLVAAAVVAGLALTGAGAVDGWAEETARLRAGAPLVVEYDGSAAAALRTTRDLDPAGDWLAAAAVVDGGEGAERRAFVDARRLARVSGEHLDPTGAARVAGLARRLPAGRRAVLVEGDRLEVDAVSRGAEPGSLLLSVDYVADADYTETAVLRLDVAPDGTVRGGAAALPGCARGCVATRLLLGPAPGRPAPRVSVRALRVGGTDLLAAGWDPLDPQAALAPDGERRVVTWAGGIGTTGLLGDDVALVPAAAGSVLPVLAAPGASPGATSDPSVGRAPGRAEGEVGTVSGPGGDRRPARVVATLPALPLVEGEGVLADLASAVAASPPGVADSRVLVLARADTPAPVLRALAAEGGGSVRTLDDVAAQVRDATGAAQARAYAVVAVLAAVVAVVAVAAPARGRRAARRQEVAALRLLGVPRPTLRAAGRLDVLGQAVAVAVAGAVGCLAAVALLLPHLPLVRVPRTAVAFDPAADPGALALALLGAVAVCVLVGAGARRVGERHTAPAVLREEVQG; this is encoded by the coding sequence ATGAGCCGCGCGCTGCGCGGCGCCCTCCGGCGTCGCGCCCTGCTCCTCGCCCTGCTCGCGCTCACGCTCGTTGTGGTCGCCGGCACCGTCGGGGTGACCGGCTTCGCGCAGGCCGCCGGCACCTCGCCGACCCTCGTCGTGCCGCTGCTGGTGCTCGGCCTCGTCGCCGTGCCGTCCGTCGGCCGCGAGCTCGCCGTCGCACGTCGCGACGAGGTGGCGCTGGCCCGGCTGCGCGGCGCCGACGTGCCGCAGGTGGTCGGCCGGCTCGCCGGCGAGCCGCTCGCCGCACTCCTGCTCGGCACCGCCGCAGGCGTGCCCCTCGGCCTGCTCCTCGCCCGCGCCTCGGCCGCGGCCTGGCTCGACCGGGCCGCCGCGTTTGTGCCCACGCCCGGCACGGTGGTCGCCTGCCTGGCGGTGGTCGTCGTGGGACTGGTCGGGGTCCTCGTCGGCACCGCGGGCGTGGTGTGCGAACCGCTCGCCGACCAGGTCGGCACCGCGCGCCGCACCCGCGCCGCGGGCGCCGGCACGCTCTTCGCCCGCGTGCTGGTCGTGGTCGCGGCCGTCGTGGCGGCGTACCGCAGCCGCGTGGTCGGGGACGGCGCCGTCGACGCCGACCTGGTGACCCTCGCGGCGCCCGCGCTCGTCGGCCTCGCGGTCGGCGAGGCGGCTGTGCTCGGGCTCCGGCTGGCCGCCCGCGCGGCGGTCCCGCTGACCGCGCGGCGCGGCACCGCTGCCTTCCTCGCCGTGCGGCGGCTCGGGCGCGCCGCCGACAGCGCCGCGGCCGTGCGCCTGCTGGTCGCGGCCGCCGTCGTCGCCGGGCTCGCGCTCACCGGCGCAGGCGCTGTGGACGGGTGGGCCGAGGAGACCGCACGACTGCGGGCGGGCGCACCGCTCGTCGTCGAGTACGACGGCAGCGCGGCCGCCGCGCTGCGCACCACGCGCGACCTCGACCCCGCCGGCGACTGGCTGGCCGCGGCCGCCGTCGTCGACGGCGGCGAGGGAGCGGAGCGCCGTGCCTTCGTCGACGCCCGCCGGCTGGCCCGGGTCAGCGGCGAGCACCTCGACCCCACCGGTGCTGCGCGGGTCGCCGGGCTCGCGCGTCGGCTGCCGGCCGGGCGCCGCGCCGTGCTGGTGGAGGGGGACCGCCTCGAGGTCGACGCGGTCTCCCGGGGGGCCGAGCCTGGGTCGCTGCTGCTGAGCGTCGACTACGTCGCCGACGCCGACTACACCGAGACCGCCGTGCTGCGCCTCGACGTCGCCCCCGACGGCACCGTGCGCGGCGGCGCGGCGGCGCTGCCCGGCTGCGCCCGGGGGTGCGTCGCGACGCGGCTGCTGCTCGGTCCCGCCCCCGGGCGTCCGGCGCCCCGGGTGAGCGTGCGGGCGCTGCGCGTCGGTGGCACCGACCTGCTCGCCGCCGGGTGGGACCCGCTCGACCCGCAGGCAGCGCTCGCGCCCGACGGCGAGCGCCGGGTCGTCACCTGGGCCGGCGGGATCGGCACCACGGGTCTGCTGGGCGACGACGTCGCGCTCGTGCCCGCCGCCGCGGGCAGCGTGCTGCCGGTGCTCGCGGCGCCGGGTGCGTCACCGGGGGCGACCTCCGACCCGTCGGTGGGACGGGCGCCAGGCCGCGCGGAGGGCGAGGTCGGCACCGTCAGCGGGCCCGGCGGCGACCGGCGCCCGGCACGGGTGGTGGCCACGCTGCCGGCGCTGCCCCTGGTGGAGGGCGAGGGCGTGCTCGCCGACCTCGCCTCGGCCGTCGCGGCCTCGCCGCCGGGGGTGGCCGACAGCCGCGTCCTGGTGCTCGCCCGCGCCGACACCCCGGCGCCGGTGCTGCGCGCGCTGGCCGCCGAGGGCGGCGGGTCCGTGCGCACCCTCGACGACGTGGCGGCGCAGGTGCGCGACGCGACCGGCGCCGCCCAGGCACGGGCGTACGCCGTGGTGGCCGTGCTGGCCGCGGTCGTCGCCGTCGTCGCCGTGGCCGCTCCCGCGCGCGGCCGCCGTGCCGCCCGCCGCCAGGAGGTGGCGGCGCTGCGGCTGCTCGGCGTGCCGCGCCCGACCCTGCGGGCCGCGGGTCGCCTCGACGTCCTCGGCCAGGCGGTCGCGGTGGCGGTCGCCGGCGCGGTCGGCTGCCTGGCGGCGGTGGCACTGCTGCTGCCGCACCTGCCGCTCGTGCGCGTGCCCCGCACCGCCGTCGCCTTCGACCCCGCGGCCGACCCCGGGGCCCTGGCGCTCGCGCTGCTCGGCGCGGTGGCGGTGTGCGTGCTCGTCGGTGCCGGGGCGCGGCGCGTGGGGGAGCGGCACACGGCCCCCGCGGTGCTGCGCGAGGAGGTGCAGGGGTGA
- a CDS encoding Dps family protein translates to MATNKLHYTTPGMSEADAQRVIEILQARLHAANDLHLTLKHVHWNVVGPHFISVHEMIDPQVEAVRGFADEIAERIATLGGSPQGTPGRLVEARTWDDYSIGRATTQEHLGAVDVLYQGVITSWRENIEELDELDLVTQDMLIAQTDKLELFHWFVRAHLEDKGGNLATAGATSEQEAAAAAATTEHGEATSTL, encoded by the coding sequence ATGGCCACCAACAAGCTGCACTACACGACCCCCGGGATGTCGGAGGCCGACGCCCAGCGCGTCATCGAGATCCTCCAGGCCCGGCTCCACGCCGCGAACGACCTGCACCTCACGCTGAAGCACGTGCACTGGAACGTCGTCGGCCCCCACTTCATCTCCGTGCACGAGATGATCGACCCCCAGGTCGAGGCGGTGCGCGGCTTCGCCGACGAGATCGCCGAGCGCATCGCCACCCTGGGCGGCTCGCCGCAGGGCACGCCCGGCCGCCTGGTCGAGGCCCGCACCTGGGACGACTACAGCATCGGCCGTGCCACCACCCAGGAGCACCTCGGCGCCGTCGACGTGCTCTACCAGGGCGTCATCACCTCCTGGCGCGAGAACATCGAGGAGCTCGACGAGCTCGACCTGGTCACCCAGGACATGCTGATCGCCCAGACCGACAAGCTGGAGCTCTTCCACTGGTTCGTGCGGGCGCACCTCGAGGACAAGGGCGGCAACCTCGCGACCGCGGGCGCCACCTCCGAGCAGGAGGCCGCGGCCGCGGCCGCGACCACCGAGCACGGCGAGGCGACCAGCACCCTCTGA